A single genomic interval of Astyanax mexicanus isolate ESR-SI-001 chromosome 4, AstMex3_surface, whole genome shotgun sequence harbors:
- the LOC111188305 gene encoding zinc finger protein 239-like yields MEKQHSVKSFTEQSTLTKHQRIHTEEKPYHCSDCGKNFNHQSTLKIHQRIHTGEKPFYCSDCGKSFTRQSHLKLHQRIHTGEKPYHCSDCGKNFTEQSSLNKHQHIHTGEKPFYCSDCGKNFTEQSTLKKHQRIHTGEKPYYCSDCGKSFTQQSNLKNHQRIHTGEKPYYCSECGKSFTDQSTLKNHQRIHTGEKPYHCSDCGKSFTQQSNLRKHQRIHTGEKPYYCTDCGKSFTQQSNLRKHQRIHTGEKPYYCTDFGKSFTRQSTLKKHQRIHTGKKTIPNLFHDN; encoded by the coding sequence atggagaaacagcactctgtcaagagttttactgaacagagtactctcacaaaacaccagcgcattcacacagaggagaaaccgtatcactgctcagactgtgggaagaattttaatcatcagagtactcttaaaatacaccagcgcattcacacaggagagaaaccattttactgctcagactgtgggaagagttttactcgacAGTcacatctcaaactgcatcagcgcattcacacaggagagaaaccgtatcactgctcagactgtgggaagaattttactgaacagagtagtctgaataaacaccagcacattcacacaggagagaaaccattttactgctcagactgtgggaagaattttactgaacagagtactctcaaaaaacatcagcgcattcacacaggagagaaaccgtattactgctcagactgtgggaagagttttactcaacagagtaatctcaaaaatcaccagcgcattcacacaggagagaaaccgtattactgctcagaatgtgggaagagttttactgaccagagtactctcaaaaaccaccagcgcattcacacaggagagaaaccgtatcactgctcagactgtgggaagagttttactcaacagagtaatctccgaaaacaccagcgcattcacacaggagagaaaccgtattactgcacagactgtgggaagagttttactcaacagagtaatctccgaaaacaccagcgcattcacacaggagagaaaccgtattactgcacagactttggaaagagttttactaggcagagtactctcaaaaaacaccagcgcattcacacaggaaagaaaactatcccaaatctgttccacgacaattaa